In Bacillus anthracis str. Vollum, a genomic segment contains:
- the gerXA gene encoding spore germination protein GerXA has product MKRTVEVNESILRVWFEGCKDVKIMNRKWCADTTTTTILLVYCQHVIDHTKLKQAIAPEMCNDLLQSSFKDSNLLASNSQFSVTTLELENSNENVSRMLFEGKLLIIFQEYKRGYTIDIAKLPTRSIEQSNTEMTIRGSRDGFVEELSTNIGLIRKRLKTSSLSYDEFIIGERTQTKVGLLYLKDVASQETISQVQFKLKEINIDGVVSSAQIEEFITGDQFSLFPLIEYTGRPDYAVNCLLHGRFILLVDGSPTATIAPVSFPFFVNTAEDQNYFYLFGSFVRLLSLFGIAISIFLPGFWVALVTYHPDQIPYTLLATLSLSREGIPFPAPLEGMIMITLFELLRQAGLRIPAAFGQTLSVVGGLIIGQAAISSGFVSPSMVVMIAISVVSTFTLVNQSFTGTLSILRYGVFLMSSFLGIVGFICSILLIVIHVANLRSFGLPFLAPYSPPVFSSMLPSTFRIPFTRMKKRPKELHTYDNTRQRTNNDENK; this is encoded by the coding sequence ATGAAAAGAACAGTGGAAGTAAATGAATCCATACTCCGTGTATGGTTTGAAGGCTGCAAAGATGTAAAAATAATGAACCGTAAATGGTGTGCAGATACAACTACAACAACGATTTTATTGGTGTATTGTCAACATGTAATTGATCATACAAAGTTAAAGCAAGCGATAGCTCCTGAAATGTGTAACGACCTTTTACAGAGCTCATTTAAAGATTCAAATCTTCTAGCATCTAACTCTCAGTTCTCAGTAACAACGTTAGAGTTAGAAAACTCAAACGAAAATGTTTCTCGAATGTTATTTGAAGGAAAGCTACTTATTATTTTTCAAGAATATAAACGAGGGTACACAATTGATATTGCGAAATTACCTACAAGATCTATTGAACAATCCAATACAGAAATGACAATTCGCGGAAGCCGGGATGGGTTTGTTGAAGAACTTAGTACAAATATAGGTTTAATTAGAAAAAGGCTCAAAACAAGCTCACTTAGCTACGATGAATTTATTATTGGAGAAAGGACGCAAACGAAGGTGGGACTTTTGTATCTAAAAGATGTAGCATCACAAGAAACAATTAGTCAAGTTCAATTTAAACTAAAAGAAATTAATATTGATGGTGTGGTTTCAAGTGCCCAGATTGAAGAATTCATTACGGGGGATCAATTCAGTTTATTTCCTTTAATTGAATATACAGGTAGACCAGATTATGCAGTGAATTGTTTATTACATGGGCGTTTTATTCTATTAGTTGATGGTTCACCGACTGCAACGATTGCACCAGTTTCTTTCCCGTTTTTTGTAAATACTGCTGAAGATCAAAATTATTTTTACTTATTCGGTAGTTTTGTAAGGTTATTAAGTCTATTTGGAATAGCCATATCGATCTTCCTTCCTGGATTTTGGGTAGCCTTAGTTACATATCACCCTGATCAAATTCCTTACACATTACTAGCTACATTAAGCTTATCAAGAGAAGGGATTCCTTTTCCGGCTCCTTTAGAGGGGATGATTATGATTACCTTATTTGAACTGCTAAGACAAGCAGGCCTACGCATTCCTGCTGCATTTGGACAAACTTTATCTGTGGTAGGTGGGTTAATTATCGGGCAAGCAGCTATAAGTTCTGGATTTGTTTCACCATCTATGGTCGTCATGATAGCGATTTCCGTTGTTTCAACTTTTACTTTAGTCAATCAATCCTTTACTGGGACATTAAGTATTTTGCGGTATGGTGTTTTTTTAATGTCTTCCTTTTTAGGAATTGTAGGTTTTATATGTTCCATCCTGTTAATTGTAATACACGTAGCAAATTTACGTTCATTCGGTCTCCCATTTCTCGCGCCATATTCCCCTCCCGTGTTTAGTAGTATGTTACCATCCACATTTCGGATTCCTTTCACAAGGATGAAGAAGCGACCAAAAGAACTTCATACGTATGATAATACAAGGCAAAGGACAAATAATGATGAAAATAAATAG
- the gerXC gene encoding spore germination protein GerXC encodes MKINRKGGLFLLMFLFLLTGCWDRRELEHVLFINTLGIDFKDNHYIIYPQFINFTNMAKQEGPANRNYSPAYIGKGEGKLLYDAAFDFYKSSQQKVSWEHIKSIVVTERFLKNGNLNQLNDFLSRFFQFRNTMWVFGTKEPLENILATNNIFNISSLYTIMNLPQETIRQSASVDPLRLYTFRSNYYEPGMTTRIPFLATTTEHWKQGHKAFWMLEFNEYGCIAAKSYVNHLNDSDIAGVRWTNKNTNRAPLLLKVKNRAIGELILKKPKIDTKVSIEKGKPHIVMNISLEGDIYQLMKPMPVHKVKKTLRISLKKK; translated from the coding sequence ATGAAAATAAATAGAAAAGGTGGGCTATTCCTTCTCATGTTTCTTTTTTTACTCACAGGTTGTTGGGATAGACGAGAATTAGAGCATGTGCTATTTATAAATACATTAGGCATTGACTTTAAGGATAATCATTATATTATTTATCCGCAATTTATTAATTTTACTAATATGGCAAAACAAGAAGGGCCTGCAAATCGAAATTATAGTCCCGCTTATATTGGAAAAGGTGAGGGAAAACTTTTATATGATGCAGCGTTTGATTTTTATAAAAGTTCTCAACAGAAAGTTTCATGGGAACATATTAAAAGCATTGTTGTTACAGAAAGATTTCTCAAAAATGGTAATTTAAATCAACTTAATGATTTTCTATCTCGTTTTTTTCAGTTTCGAAATACGATGTGGGTATTTGGAACCAAGGAGCCCCTAGAAAACATACTAGCAACGAATAATATATTTAATATTTCTTCTTTATACACTATTATGAATTTGCCACAAGAAACGATTAGACAATCTGCAAGTGTGGATCCTTTGCGACTGTATACGTTTCGATCCAATTATTATGAGCCCGGAATGACAACCCGGATTCCTTTTTTAGCTACAACTACAGAACATTGGAAACAGGGGCATAAAGCATTCTGGATGTTAGAATTTAATGAATATGGTTGTATAGCCGCTAAGTCCTATGTCAATCATTTAAATGATTCTGATATAGCAGGAGTTCGGTGGACTAATAAAAATACAAATCGAGCCCCTTTACTATTAAAAGTGAAGAATCGAGCCATTGGAGAACTTATATTAAAAAAACCTAAAATAGATACAAAAGTTTCTATAGAAAAAGGAAAACCACATATTGTTATGAATATCTCGCTAGAAGGCGATATTTATCAATTAATGAAGCCGATGCCGGTACATAAAGTGAAAAAAACGCTGAGGATCTCGTTGAAAAAGAAATAA